From Cellulomonas dongxiuzhuiae, the proteins below share one genomic window:
- a CDS encoding TetR/AcrR family transcriptional regulator — MADDRDRLSAASRALADAAAELTRALGAQAERAIPDAGEAVAQGLREAARELADVTAFLTDETRTKDERRRRKVDRTRADLLDAAARVFAARGFEGASVDDVAADAGYTKGAVYAHFGSKRELFLAVARARLAEAGDPSQHTVPGVGPAGVDVDTLADALALSTGDPQLLLAVEVLAYALRHPEDADELAGFYARAFDALVEHVADLRRARDAREGRASAPGTTQDDRDTTLGVVALLNVAPLGALLLGSDHITAAAGARVIARLLG, encoded by the coding sequence ATGGCCGACGACCGTGACCGCCTCAGCGCCGCCAGCCGTGCCCTCGCCGACGCGGCCGCCGAGCTCACGCGCGCCCTCGGTGCGCAGGCCGAACGTGCCATCCCCGACGCCGGCGAGGCCGTCGCGCAGGGCCTGCGCGAGGCGGCCCGTGAGCTCGCGGACGTCACCGCGTTCCTCACGGACGAGACGCGCACGAAGGACGAGCGCCGCCGCCGCAAGGTCGACCGCACGCGCGCCGACCTGCTCGACGCGGCCGCGCGGGTGTTCGCGGCCCGCGGCTTCGAGGGCGCGTCCGTCGACGACGTCGCCGCCGACGCCGGGTACACCAAGGGCGCCGTCTACGCGCACTTCGGGTCCAAGCGCGAGCTCTTCCTCGCGGTCGCGCGCGCCCGCCTCGCTGAGGCCGGGGACCCGTCGCAGCACACGGTGCCCGGGGTGGGCCCCGCCGGCGTCGACGTCGATACCCTCGCCGACGCCCTCGCGCTGTCCACCGGCGACCCGCAGCTGCTGCTCGCCGTCGAGGTGCTCGCGTACGCGCTGCGCCACCCCGAGGACGCCGACGAGCTCGCCGGCTTCTACGCCCGCGCCTTCGACGCGCTCGTCGAGCACGTCGCCGACCTGCGCCGCGCCCGCGACGCGCGCGAGGGCCGCGCGTCGGCGCCCGGCACCACGCAGGACGACCGCGACACGACGCTCGGCGTCGTCGCGCTTCTCAACGTCGCGCCGCTGGGTGCCCTGCTGCTGGGGTCCGACCACATCACCGCCGCGGCGGGCGCGCGGGTGATCGCGCGCCTGCTGGGCTGA
- a CDS encoding antitoxin — MGLDDMVKKAKGALSGREEQAKGALDKAAEAVKARTGTGTDATIDKVVDAAKDQLDRQKKS, encoded by the coding sequence ATGGGTCTCGACGACATGGTCAAGAAGGCGAAGGGTGCGCTCAGCGGCCGCGAGGAGCAGGCCAAGGGCGCCCTCGACAAGGCGGCCGAGGCGGTCAAGGCCCGCACCGGCACCGGCACGGACGCGACGATCGACAAGGTCGTCGACGCCGCGAAGGACCAGCTGGACCGCCAGAAGAAGTCCTGA
- a CDS encoding RDD family protein — protein sequence MTTARGVSGAAPAGSWLPTTAEAWLPGDPVPEPEPTDGTTPAWAAPAATGWGGGGVSRFGTPAPAYGAPAAPVVLGVPPAGVVGPAAGWTPGAPEGGWQPSGAPAHWGWRVLASLLDQLIVATPYLAGAVYAQTTMSTTADMDGRPVLLPTAEGMNVFGAGALVMLVLWFVNRVVLQGRGGQSWGKRIVGLRTVGEDTQRPLGMWWAFVRDVANVVNALPLYLGYLWPLWDARRQTFSDKLAHALVLRDVR from the coding sequence GTGACCACTGCCCGTGGCGTGTCCGGCGCTGCCCCCGCGGGGTCCTGGCTGCCCACGACCGCCGAGGCGTGGCTCCCGGGCGACCCGGTGCCCGAGCCCGAGCCGACCGACGGCACGACGCCCGCCTGGGCCGCACCGGCCGCGACGGGCTGGGGCGGCGGCGGGGTGTCGCGCTTCGGGACACCGGCACCTGCGTACGGCGCGCCCGCCGCTCCGGTCGTGCTCGGCGTGCCGCCGGCCGGTGTCGTCGGACCGGCAGCCGGCTGGACACCCGGAGCGCCGGAGGGTGGGTGGCAGCCGTCCGGGGCGCCGGCGCACTGGGGCTGGCGCGTGCTCGCGTCGCTCCTGGACCAGCTCATCGTGGCGACGCCCTACCTCGCGGGTGCCGTCTACGCGCAGACGACCATGAGCACCACGGCGGACATGGACGGGCGACCCGTCCTGCTGCCCACCGCCGAGGGGATGAACGTGTTCGGTGCCGGTGCGCTCGTCATGCTGGTGCTGTGGTTCGTCAACCGCGTCGTGCTGCAGGGACGCGGCGGGCAGTCGTGGGGCAAGCGCATCGTGGGTCTGCGCACGGTGGGCGAGGACACCCAGCGGCCGCTGGGGATGTGGTGGGCGTTCGTCCGCGACGTCGCCAACGTCGTGAACGCCCTCCCGCTGTACCTGGGCTACCTCTGGCCGCTGTGGGACGCCCGCCGCCAGACGTTCTCCGACAAGCTCGCGCACGCGCTGGTCCTGCGCGACGTGCGCTGA
- a CDS encoding TM0106 family RecB-like putative nuclease produces MILLDDGTLTYSASDLTSAAQCEHAVLRALDARLGRGPEVQPDADVVLARVSHLGDEHEQRVLRGMVARYGVWRPGGRGGLAQVPATRDPGSRAHLEAAHAATLDRLASADVVHQAAFFDGRFVGRADFVVRDDDGAWSVRDAKLARNAQPTALLQVAAYADQLARAGLPVARHVELVLGDGAVTRHAVADLVPVYRERRVRLQEMLDTHRAQDAPVAWGDPRWAACGRCSSCTAELEARRDVTLVAGVYERQRAALVAAGITTIDALAAAPDGLEVEGLSPAVVEKARLQARLQVEQEARNADPAHPIDVPWAVTHPERIAELLPPADPGDIFFDFEGDPLWYDAAMAGEPDAWGLEYLFGVVENPPEPGVEAPFVAFWAHDRAAERVALREFLAYLAARRERFPGMHVYHYAAYEKSTLRRLAGRHGEGEAQVDALLREGLLVDLYAAVKAGVRTGQRSYSLKKLEPLYMATGRGDGVTNAADSIVEYAEAVAARDAGRLDDWNERIKAIEVYNHYDCDSTLGLRDWLLARLSEAGVAPSRAVVLDPQAAARAAELGAPDPLEDDLLAIAGPGPGEGVVRSPARQAVALVGAALRYHQREDKPYWWGHFDRLSAHPSDWTERRNVLLVDRPGSVEVVTDWHLPPGKKVERRVLRMTGRLEPGSDLRAGAQAVGLYEPPLPECVKTSVDGPRGWCERMTVLDVAAEVDGPRPHDVLLVEETRPRGSDAFAELPMALAPAGPLGTGPLRDAIRGLAQQVLDTATSLDAGTGDVRLPRAAVLDLARRTPPRTRSGLPLPSADGDLVDVLTRAVLDLDDSYLAVQGPPGTGKTFTGARVIAALVARGWRVGVVAQSHAVVENMLRGVAAAGVAREAIAKKAPGASDGRVADPAAPWTWVPDAGFGAFWAARRGGAPGTGAVLGGTAWDLVSTKRRPAQPLDLLVVDEAGQFALATTFAVAGAARNLLLLGDPQQLPQVSQGTHPEPVDRSALGWLTDGHDTLPADLGYFLPVTYRMHPELCAAVSTLAYEGRLVAAPDAAARSLDGVAAGVHGVLVDHEGNAVASTEEADVVVRLVTDLVGRTWRDPRAAEPERPLTPADVLVVAAYNAQVWTVRRALDAAGFTATRVGTVDRFQGQEAPVVLVTTAASSPAQVPRGLDFLLDRNRLNVAVSRGQWAAFVVRSTHLTRTLPPRPESLERLGAFVGLTTRSVVEAPPEP; encoded by the coding sequence GTGATCCTGCTCGACGACGGCACCCTGACGTACTCCGCGAGCGACCTGACGTCCGCGGCGCAGTGCGAGCACGCGGTGCTGCGCGCGCTCGACGCACGCCTCGGCCGGGGCCCGGAGGTGCAGCCCGACGCCGACGTGGTGCTGGCCCGCGTGTCGCACCTGGGCGACGAGCACGAGCAGCGTGTGCTGCGCGGGATGGTCGCGCGGTACGGCGTGTGGCGGCCGGGCGGGCGCGGGGGCCTCGCGCAGGTGCCCGCGACGCGCGACCCCGGCTCGCGCGCGCACCTCGAGGCCGCGCACGCCGCGACCCTGGACCGGCTCGCGTCCGCGGACGTCGTGCACCAGGCCGCGTTCTTCGACGGACGCTTCGTCGGACGGGCCGACTTCGTGGTCCGCGACGACGACGGCGCGTGGTCGGTGCGGGACGCCAAGCTGGCACGCAACGCCCAGCCGACGGCGCTGCTGCAGGTCGCGGCGTACGCCGACCAGCTCGCGCGGGCCGGGCTGCCCGTGGCGCGCCACGTCGAGCTGGTCCTCGGTGACGGCGCGGTCACGCGGCACGCGGTCGCGGACCTGGTGCCCGTCTACCGGGAGCGGCGCGTCCGGCTGCAGGAGATGCTCGACACGCACCGCGCGCAGGACGCGCCCGTGGCCTGGGGCGACCCGCGGTGGGCGGCGTGCGGCCGGTGCTCGTCGTGCACGGCCGAGCTCGAGGCGCGGCGCGACGTCACGCTCGTGGCGGGCGTGTACGAGCGGCAGCGGGCGGCGCTGGTCGCCGCCGGGATCACGACGATCGACGCGCTCGCGGCCGCACCTGACGGCCTCGAGGTCGAGGGGCTGAGCCCCGCGGTCGTCGAGAAGGCGCGGCTGCAGGCCCGGCTGCAGGTCGAGCAGGAGGCCCGCAACGCCGACCCCGCGCACCCGATCGACGTCCCGTGGGCCGTGACCCACCCCGAGCGGATCGCGGAGCTGCTGCCGCCGGCCGACCCCGGGGACATCTTCTTCGACTTCGAGGGCGACCCCCTGTGGTACGACGCCGCGATGGCGGGAGAGCCGGACGCGTGGGGTCTGGAGTACCTCTTCGGCGTCGTCGAGAACCCGCCGGAGCCGGGCGTCGAGGCGCCGTTCGTCGCGTTCTGGGCGCACGACCGCGCGGCCGAGCGGGTCGCGCTGCGGGAGTTCCTCGCCTACCTCGCCGCGCGCCGCGAGCGGTTCCCCGGCATGCACGTGTACCACTACGCGGCCTACGAGAAGTCGACGCTGCGACGGCTCGCGGGGCGTCACGGCGAGGGCGAGGCGCAGGTCGACGCGCTGCTGCGCGAGGGTCTGCTGGTCGACCTGTACGCCGCGGTGAAGGCCGGCGTGCGCACCGGGCAGCGGTCGTACTCGCTCAAGAAGCTCGAGCCGCTCTACATGGCCACGGGCCGCGGGGACGGCGTGACGAACGCGGCGGACTCCATCGTCGAGTACGCCGAGGCCGTCGCGGCCCGCGACGCGGGACGCCTCGACGACTGGAACGAGCGCATCAAGGCCATCGAGGTCTACAACCACTACGACTGCGACTCGACGCTGGGCCTGCGCGACTGGCTGCTCGCCCGCCTCTCCGAGGCGGGGGTCGCGCCCTCGCGTGCCGTCGTGCTGGACCCCCAGGCCGCGGCCCGGGCGGCCGAGCTCGGCGCGCCCGACCCGCTCGAGGACGACCTGCTCGCGATCGCGGGCCCCGGTCCGGGCGAGGGCGTCGTGCGCAGCCCCGCACGGCAGGCGGTCGCGCTGGTCGGTGCGGCGCTGCGCTACCACCAGCGCGAGGACAAGCCCTACTGGTGGGGCCACTTCGACCGGCTCTCGGCCCACCCGTCGGACTGGACCGAGCGGCGCAACGTCCTGCTGGTCGACCGCCCGGGATCCGTCGAGGTCGTGACGGACTGGCACCTGCCGCCGGGCAAGAAGGTCGAGCGGCGCGTGCTGCGCATGACGGGTCGCCTCGAGCCCGGCAGCGACCTGCGCGCGGGGGCGCAGGCCGTCGGGCTGTACGAGCCGCCGCTGCCCGAGTGCGTCAAGACGTCCGTGGACGGGCCGCGCGGCTGGTGCGAGCGCATGACGGTCCTCGACGTCGCCGCCGAGGTGGACGGGCCGCGGCCCCACGACGTGCTGCTCGTCGAGGAGACGCGGCCGCGCGGGTCGGACGCCTTCGCGGAGCTGCCGATGGCGCTCGCACCCGCCGGGCCGCTCGGCACCGGGCCGCTGCGCGACGCGATCCGCGGGCTCGCGCAGCAGGTGCTCGACACCGCGACGTCGCTCGATGCGGGGACCGGGGACGTCCGGCTGCCGCGCGCCGCGGTCCTCGACCTGGCGCGCCGCACCCCGCCGCGCACCCGGTCCGGCTTGCCGCTGCCGTCGGCCGACGGTGACCTGGTCGACGTCCTCACGCGTGCGGTGCTCGACCTCGACGACTCCTACCTCGCCGTCCAGGGGCCGCCCGGGACGGGCAAGACGTTCACGGGCGCGCGAGTGATCGCCGCGCTCGTGGCCCGCGGGTGGCGCGTCGGGGTCGTCGCGCAGTCGCACGCCGTGGTCGAGAACATGCTGCGCGGCGTCGCCGCGGCGGGCGTCGCCCGCGAGGCGATCGCCAAGAAGGCGCCCGGTGCGTCGGACGGGAGGGTCGCGGACCCGGCGGCGCCGTGGACGTGGGTGCCCGACGCGGGGTTCGGCGCCTTCTGGGCCGCGCGTCGCGGTGGCGCACCCGGCACGGGCGCCGTGCTCGGGGGCACGGCGTGGGACCTCGTCAGCACCAAGCGCCGCCCGGCCCAGCCGCTCGACCTGCTCGTGGTCGACGAGGCCGGGCAGTTCGCGCTCGCCACCACGTTCGCCGTCGCCGGCGCGGCCCGCAACCTGCTGCTGCTGGGCGACCCGCAGCAGCTGCCGCAGGTCAGCCAGGGCACCCACCCCGAGCCGGTCGACCGCAGCGCGCTCGGCTGGCTCACCGACGGGCACGACACCCTGCCCGCCGACCTCGGGTACTTCCTGCCGGTGACCTACCGGATGCACCCCGAGCTGTGCGCGGCGGTCTCGACGCTCGCGTACGAGGGCCGGCTCGTGGCCGCGCCCGACGCCGCCGCGCGGTCGCTCGACGGGGTCGCCGCGGGCGTGCACGGCGTGCTCGTCGACCACGAGGGCAACGCCGTCGCGTCGACCGAGGAGGCCGACGTCGTCGTGCGGCTCGTCACGGACCTCGTGGGGCGGACGTGGCGCGACCCGCGCGCCGCCGAGCCCGAGCGTCCGCTGACGCCCGCCGACGTGCTGGTCGTGGCCGCGTACAACGCGCAGGTGTGGACGGTCCGCCGCGCGCTCGACGCGGCCGGTTTCACGGCGACCCGTGTCGGGACCGTCGACCGGTTCCAGGGGCAGGAGGCTCCGGTCGTCCTGGTGACCACCGCGGCGTCCTCCCCGGCGCAGGTGCCCCGCGGGCTCGACTTCCTCCTCGACCGCAACCGGCTCAACGTCGCGGTGTCCCGCGGGCAGTGGGCGGCGTTCGTCGTCCGCTCGACGCACCTGACCCGCACGCTGCCGCCGCGGCCCGAGTCGCTCGAGCGGCTGGGCGCCTTCGTCGGCCTGACCACGCGCTCGGTCGTGGAAGCGCCCCCGGAGCCGTAA
- a CDS encoding MFS transporter: MTRSDVPRDPDAPTAADPARQAVDPAQRLDGLPVTRRHVRLLMGSGVGWTFDAMDVGLISFVIAQLAVVWGTDATTLGWVASAGFVGMAVGAAVGGLLADRIGRRQVFALTLLVYGVATGASAFAGGVAVLMVLRFVVGLGLGAELPVASTLVSEFAPPRIRGRAVVVLESFWAVGWILAAVIGYLVVPSGDDGWRWALALGALPALYSVVVRRGLPESVRFLQARGRHAEAERVVADLEASRAVGHGGLTGAQVRDAAQSPAAQGPAGLPAATSDPAVTSAPTASSTAAERLPSTGEPAPRLAALWAPALRRRTTALWVVWFTVNFAYYGAFIWLPSVLAADGHTLVRSFAYTLIITLGQLPGYAAAAVLVETWGRRRTLAAFLAGSAVAAGAFAAASGDAQIIGAGLLLSFFNLGAWGALYAVTPELYPTRMRTTGAGWAAGIGRTASVLAPLAVPQLRELGGTGLLFTVFAAVFVVAALGALALPDHTGESLT, from the coding sequence GTGACCCGATCGGACGTCCCCCGCGACCCGGACGCGCCCACCGCGGCGGACCCCGCCCGGCAGGCAGTCGACCCCGCGCAACGCCTCGACGGTCTTCCCGTCACGCGCCGCCACGTGCGGCTGCTCATGGGGTCCGGCGTCGGGTGGACGTTCGACGCCATGGACGTCGGGCTCATCTCGTTCGTCATCGCGCAGCTCGCGGTCGTGTGGGGCACCGACGCGACCACGCTCGGGTGGGTCGCGTCGGCGGGGTTCGTCGGCATGGCGGTCGGCGCGGCGGTCGGCGGGCTGCTCGCCGACCGCATCGGCCGGCGCCAGGTGTTCGCCCTCACGCTGCTGGTCTACGGCGTCGCGACGGGCGCGTCGGCGTTCGCGGGCGGTGTCGCGGTGCTCATGGTGCTGCGGTTCGTCGTCGGCCTCGGGCTCGGCGCCGAGCTGCCCGTCGCGTCGACGCTGGTCAGCGAGTTCGCGCCGCCACGCATCCGCGGCCGGGCCGTCGTGGTGCTCGAGTCGTTCTGGGCCGTGGGCTGGATCCTCGCCGCCGTCATCGGGTACCTCGTGGTGCCGTCGGGCGACGACGGGTGGCGGTGGGCGCTCGCGCTCGGCGCCCTGCCCGCGCTCTACTCCGTCGTCGTGCGCCGCGGGCTGCCGGAGTCCGTGCGCTTCCTCCAGGCGCGCGGCCGGCACGCCGAGGCCGAACGGGTCGTCGCCGACCTCGAGGCGTCACGCGCCGTGGGGCACGGCGGGCTGACCGGCGCGCAGGTGCGCGACGCGGCGCAGAGCCCCGCGGCGCAGGGCCCCGCGGGGCTACCCGCCGCCACGTCCGACCCGGCGGTGACGTCCGCACCGACCGCGTCGAGCACGGCGGCCGAGCGGCTGCCGTCGACCGGCGAGCCGGCGCCGCGGCTGGCCGCGCTCTGGGCACCGGCGCTGCGGCGGCGCACGACGGCCCTGTGGGTCGTGTGGTTCACGGTCAACTTCGCGTACTACGGCGCGTTCATCTGGTTGCCGTCGGTGCTGGCGGCCGACGGGCACACGCTCGTGCGGTCGTTCGCGTACACGCTGATCATCACGCTGGGACAGCTGCCGGGCTACGCCGCGGCCGCGGTGCTCGTCGAGACGTGGGGGCGGCGACGGACGCTCGCGGCGTTCCTCGCCGGGTCGGCGGTCGCGGCCGGGGCCTTCGCGGCGGCCTCGGGCGATGCGCAGATCATCGGCGCGGGGCTGCTGCTGTCGTTCTTCAACCTGGGCGCATGGGGTGCGCTCTACGCGGTCACGCCGGAGCTGTACCCGACCCGGATGCGGACCACCGGCGCGGGCTGGGCCGCGGGCATCGGCCGCACGGCGTCGGTCCTGGCGCCGCTGGCCGTGCCGCAGCTGCGGGAGCTGGGCGGCACCGGCCTGCTGTTCACGGTCTTCGCCGCGGTCTTCGTCGTGGCGGCGCTGGGCGCGCTGGCCCTCCCGGACCACACGGGCGAGTCCCTCACCTGA
- a CDS encoding L-threonylcarbamoyladenylate synthase, whose product MARYFDVHPTDPQPRAIAQVVAMLRDDAVIAYPTDSMYALGTRIDNHDGADRIRRIRHLDDRHHFTLVCCDFAQLGQLVHLDNSAFRAIKSATPGPYTFILPATPEVPRRLAHAKKRSVGVRIPDDPVALAILRELGEPLLSSSLLMPGHDWPMTEGWQIKEELDDVLDAVVDAGDRGNEPTTVVDWTSGAPEVVREGAGDPSRF is encoded by the coding sequence ATGGCCCGGTACTTCGACGTCCACCCCACGGACCCGCAGCCGCGGGCGATCGCCCAGGTCGTCGCGATGCTGCGTGACGACGCCGTGATCGCCTACCCCACCGACTCGATGTACGCGCTGGGCACGCGCATCGACAACCACGACGGCGCCGACCGCATCCGCCGCATCCGGCACCTGGACGACCGGCACCACTTCACGCTGGTCTGCTGCGACTTCGCCCAGCTCGGGCAGCTCGTGCACCTCGACAACAGCGCGTTCCGGGCCATCAAGTCCGCGACGCCCGGGCCGTACACGTTCATCCTGCCGGCCACGCCCGAGGTCCCGCGCCGACTCGCGCACGCCAAGAAGCGCTCGGTGGGCGTGCGCATCCCCGACGACCCGGTGGCCCTCGCGATCCTGCGCGAGCTGGGCGAGCCGCTGCTGTCGTCCTCCCTGCTCATGCCGGGGCACGACTGGCCCATGACCGAGGGCTGGCAGATCAAGGAGGAGCTGGACGACGTGCTCGACGCGGTCGTGGACGCGGGCGACCGCGGCAACGAGCCCACGACGGTCGTCGACTGGACGTCCGGCGCCCCCGAGGTCGTCCGCGAGGGCGCGGGCGACCCGTCGCGGTTCTGA
- a CDS encoding NUDIX domain-containing protein → MPSIRVIALAVIRHPDTGALFVDETVDPLTGLLFHRPAGGGVEFGERAADALVRELDEEYGLAVVVGQRLGVLENHFTFAGRAGHEIALVFEVTLADAADDAPDRRPCRDQPHVTGVWRSSSEDAVPLYPEGLSRLVDGLGTH, encoded by the coding sequence GTGCCCAGCATCCGCGTGATCGCGCTCGCCGTCATCCGCCACCCGGACACCGGCGCGCTCTTCGTCGACGAGACCGTCGACCCGCTCACAGGCCTCCTCTTCCACCGGCCCGCGGGCGGGGGCGTCGAGTTCGGTGAGCGGGCGGCGGACGCGCTCGTGCGTGAGCTCGACGAGGAGTACGGCCTCGCGGTCGTCGTCGGGCAGCGGCTCGGCGTGCTGGAGAACCACTTCACGTTCGCGGGCCGGGCCGGCCACGAGATCGCCCTCGTCTTCGAGGTCACGCTGGCGGACGCGGCCGATGACGCGCCGGACCGCCGCCCGTGTCGCGACCAGCCGCACGTCACCGGTGTCTGGCGCTCGTCGTCCGAGGACGCCGTCCCGCTCTACCCGGAGGGTCTGTCACGGCTCGTCGACGGCCTCGGGACACACTGA
- a CDS encoding SDR family oxidoreductase: MADQTTPQDPTTQQPDPGSHGAEQIAHPGLTDDMQQEPDHGEESYRGSGRLEGRRALITGGDSGIGRAVAIAFAREGADVAISYLPEEEDDARVTLSWIEKAGRRGLLLPGDIRDEEHARSLPGKAVEAFGGLDVLVNNAAYQMAQTGGLADITTEQLDRVLKTNVYAMFWITQAALPHLGKGASIVNTSSIQAFDPSPPLLDYASTKAAIYNFTMGLAQQLAEDGIRVNAVCPGPIWTPLIPATMDPEKVDDFGADTPLGRAGQPAELAPAYVFLASQESSYVTGDRILVTGGRS, encoded by the coding sequence ATGGCAGACCAGACGACACCCCAGGACCCCACGACGCAGCAGCCCGACCCCGGCTCCCACGGCGCCGAGCAGATCGCACACCCCGGGCTGACCGACGACATGCAGCAGGAGCCCGACCACGGCGAGGAGTCGTACCGCGGCTCGGGACGCCTCGAGGGGCGGCGCGCGCTCATCACGGGCGGCGACTCCGGGATCGGCCGGGCCGTGGCCATCGCGTTCGCGCGCGAGGGCGCCGACGTCGCCATCTCCTACCTGCCGGAGGAGGAGGACGACGCGCGCGTCACGCTCTCGTGGATCGAGAAGGCGGGCCGCCGCGGCCTCCTGCTGCCCGGCGACATCCGGGACGAGGAGCACGCGCGCTCGCTGCCCGGCAAGGCCGTCGAGGCGTTCGGCGGTCTCGACGTCCTCGTCAACAACGCCGCCTACCAGATGGCGCAGACCGGCGGGCTCGCCGACATCACCACCGAGCAGCTCGACCGCGTCCTGAAGACCAACGTCTACGCGATGTTCTGGATCACGCAGGCCGCCCTGCCGCACCTGGGCAAGGGCGCGTCGATCGTCAACACGTCGTCGATCCAGGCGTTCGACCCGAGCCCGCCGCTGCTCGACTACGCGTCGACCAAGGCCGCGATCTACAACTTCACCATGGGCCTCGCGCAGCAGCTCGCGGAGGACGGGATCCGCGTCAACGCGGTGTGCCCCGGCCCCATCTGGACGCCCCTGATCCCCGCGACCATGGACCCCGAGAAGGTCGACGACTTCGGTGCGGACACGCCGCTGGGCCGCGCGGGGCAGCCGGCCGAGCTCGCGCCGGCCTACGTCTTCCTCGCGTCGCAGGAGTCGTCGTACGTCACCGGTGACCGCATCCTCGTCACCGGCGGCCGTTCCTGA
- a CDS encoding NAD(P)H-binding protein, with protein MRVVVVGGHGKVARLLTPLLVARGDEVVPLVRRQEHADELAALGAQPALLDIEESDADDFAAVMAGADAVVFAAGAGADGNAGRKRSVDLEGSLKSQEGARRAGVRRFVQVSAIGVDEPITDDMAAVWAAYVVAKRDADEALRDTDLRWTILRPGGLTDGEGTGRVTLGEQVERGEIPRADVAAVIAAVLLDDATAGHQWELVGGDTPVAEALAAAVGT; from the coding sequence ATGCGCGTCGTCGTCGTGGGCGGCCACGGCAAGGTCGCGCGGCTGCTCACGCCGCTGCTGGTCGCCCGCGGTGACGAGGTGGTGCCGCTGGTCCGCCGCCAGGAGCACGCCGACGAGCTCGCGGCGCTCGGCGCGCAGCCCGCGCTGCTGGACATCGAGGAGTCCGACGCCGACGACTTCGCGGCCGTCATGGCGGGCGCCGACGCCGTGGTGTTCGCCGCCGGCGCCGGCGCCGACGGGAACGCCGGGCGCAAGCGCAGCGTGGACCTCGAGGGGTCGCTCAAGTCGCAGGAGGGCGCGCGCCGGGCGGGCGTCCGACGCTTCGTCCAGGTGTCGGCGATCGGGGTCGACGAGCCCATCACGGACGACATGGCGGCCGTGTGGGCGGCGTACGTCGTCGCCAAGCGGGACGCGGACGAGGCGCTGCGGGACACCGACCTGCGGTGGACGATCCTGCGGCCCGGTGGCCTGACCGACGGCGAGGGCACGGGACGCGTCACGCTCGGCGAGCAGGTCGAGCGCGGCGAGATCCCGCGCGCCGACGTCGCGGCGGTCATCGCCGCCGTGCTGCTCGACGACGCGACGGCCGGTCACCAGTGGGAGCTGGTCGGGGGCGACACCCCCGTCGCCGAAGCGCTGGCGGCGGCCGTCGGCACCTGA
- a CDS encoding CBS domain-containing protein: MPRTVSELMTPHPTVVEVTDTLRAVAQTMATQDIGSLVVAENGTVVGIVTDRDLVVRGLAQGIGLDAPVGQLATEDVVTVAPDDDVADVVRIMREQAVRRVPVVEGGLAVGVLTIGDLAAELDPTSALAEISEAPAQD, from the coding sequence ATGCCCCGCACGGTCTCCGAGCTCATGACGCCCCACCCCACGGTCGTCGAGGTCACCGACACGCTGCGCGCCGTCGCGCAGACGATGGCCACGCAGGACATCGGCTCGCTCGTCGTCGCCGAGAACGGCACGGTCGTCGGCATCGTCACCGACCGCGACCTGGTGGTCCGCGGCCTGGCCCAGGGCATCGGCCTGGACGCGCCGGTCGGCCAGCTGGCCACCGAGGACGTCGTGACCGTCGCGCCCGACGACGACGTCGCCGACGTCGTCCGCATCATGCGGGAGCAGGCCGTGCGACGCGTCCCCGTCGTCGAGGGCGGCCTGGCCGTCGGCGTGCTCACCATCGGCGACCTCGCCGCCGAGCTCGACCCCACGTCGGCGCTCGCGGAGATCTCCGAGGCGCCCGCGCAGGACTGA
- a CDS encoding uracil-DNA glycosylase produces the protein MSPGPAGGTSPTDVPASPADVVRAAAAAPDLDALAAACTTCRACPRLVAWREASAADPPARYRGQTYWARPVPGFGDPDARVVVVGLAPAAHGANRTGRMFTGDRSGDFLFAAMHRVGMASQPTSTSADDGLTLHDVRVTAPVRCAPPANAPTPAERRTCGPWLAREIELVAPRVAVVLGGFGWQALLTTLAEQGWAVPRPRPAFGHGAEVTLRHTTQARELTLLGCYHVSQQNTFTGRLTPAMLDAVLRRARDVVR, from the coding sequence GTGAGCCCGGGCCCGGCCGGTGGGACGTCCCCCACGGACGTGCCCGCCTCGCCCGCGGACGTGGTGCGCGCGGCGGCCGCGGCGCCCGACCTGGACGCGCTCGCCGCCGCCTGCACGACGTGCCGCGCGTGCCCGCGCCTGGTCGCGTGGCGCGAGGCCAGCGCGGCCGACCCGCCCGCGCGGTACCGCGGGCAGACGTACTGGGCGCGCCCGGTCCCGGGGTTCGGCGACCCGGACGCGCGCGTCGTCGTCGTGGGCCTGGCGCCGGCCGCGCACGGCGCGAACCGAACGGGGCGGATGTTCACGGGTGACCGGTCGGGCGACTTCCTGTTCGCCGCGATGCACCGCGTGGGCATGGCGTCGCAGCCCACGTCGACGTCCGCGGACGACGGCCTGACGCTGCACGACGTGCGCGTCACGGCGCCCGTGCGGTGCGCTCCCCCGGCCAACGCGCCGACGCCCGCCGAGCGCCGCACCTGCGGACCGTGGCTGGCCCGGGAGATCGAGCTGGTGGCACCGCGCGTCGCAGTCGTGCTCGGCGGGTTCGGGTGGCAGGCGCTGCTGACGACGCTGGCCGAGCAGGGCTGGGCGGTGCCGCGCCCCCGCCCGGCGTTCGGGCACGGCGCCGAGGTCACGCTGCGGCACACCACGCAGGCGCGCGAGCTCACCCTGCTCGGGTGCTACCACGTGAGCCAGCAGAACACCTTCACGGGACGGCTCACGCCCGCGATGCTCGACGCGGTCCTGCGCCGCGCCCGGGACGTCGTGCGCTGA